The proteins below come from a single Triticum aestivum cultivar Chinese Spring chromosome 5D, IWGSC CS RefSeq v2.1, whole genome shotgun sequence genomic window:
- the LOC123123476 gene encoding transcription termination factor MTERF4, chloroplastic, protein MLCLRLRCRALSQLLSSPSSSPISQLRRLLSAAAPVVSPNPSFAVEDYLVSTCGLTRAQALKASAKLSHLKSPSKPDAVLAFLAGLGLPGADVAALVARDPKFLCAGVEAILAPNVVGLTGLGLSRSDIARLVSVAGNHFRCRSMVTNLQYCLCLLGSYENLLSAIKRKSYILSSNVERVIKPNVAVLREFGLGPCDIAKLCHAQPWLLTCNPERVRAMAVCVEGLGVPRRSGMFRHALNAVTFISEEKIAAKLEHLKKTFRWSDAELRIAISKAPMVLNRANEFLQRKSEFLISDLGLEPAYIAHRPVMLLYSLEGRLRPRCYAVKFLKANGLLGPDRDLYSAVALSEKLFIEKYICPHKEAAPCLAEDYADACKGLVPTNFRIT, encoded by the coding sequence ATGCTCTGCCTCCGCCTCCGTTGCCGTGCCCTCTCCCAGCTCCTctcgtccccctcctcctctcctatctcccagctccgccgcctcctctctgCCGCCGCGCCTGTCGTCTCCCCAAACCCTAGCTTCGCCGTCGAGGATTACCTCGTCTCCACCTGCGGCCTCACCCGAGCGCAGGCCCTCAAGGCGTCCGCGAAGCTCTCCCACCTCAAGTCCCCCTCCAAGCCTGACGCCGtcctcgccttcctcgccggcctcggcctccccGGCGCCGACGTGGCCGCCCTCGTCGCCAGGGATCCCAAGTTCCTCTGCGCCGGCGTGGAGGCAATACTGGCCCCCAACGTCGTCGGGCTCACCGGCCTCGGTCTCTCGCGTTCTGACATCGCGCGCCTCGTCTCGGTTGCCGGCAATCACTTCCGCTGTAGATCCATGGTCACCAATCTGCAGTACTGCTTGTGCCTCCTCGGGTCCTACGAGAATCTCCTCTCTGCTATCAAGCGCAAATCCTACATTCTCTCGTCCAACGTCGAGAGGGTTATCAAGCCCAACGTCGCGGTCCTGCGAGAGTTTGGGCTTGGTCCTTGTGATATTGCCAAGCTGTGCCATGCTCAGCCATGGCTCCTCACCTGCAACCCAGAGCGTGTGCGGGCGATGGCAGTGTGCGTCGAAGGTCTGGGTGTACCCCGTAGATCTGGGATGTTCAGGCATGCGCTGAATGCTGTTACATTTATCAGCGAAGAGAAGATCGCCGCCAAATTGGAGCACTTGAAGAAAACGTTCAGGTGGTCGGATGCTGAGCTGCGCATTGCTATTTCTAAGGCTCCAATGGTGCTGAATAGGGCTAACGAGTTTCTGCAGAGAAAGTCAGAGTTCCTGATCTCTGATTTGGGGTTGGAGCCGGCATACATTGCTCATCGCCCGGTAATGCTTTTGTACAGCCTGGAGGGCCGGTTAAGGCCCCGGTGCTACGCTGTGAAGTTTCTTAAGGCAAATGGATTGCTAGGTCCTGATCGAGACTTGTATTCCGCAGTCGCATTGAGTGAGAAGTTATTCATAGAGAAGTACATATGCCCTCACAAGGAAGCTGCACCCTGCTTAGCTGAAGACTATGCTGATGCTTGCAAAGGGCTAGTGCCAACTAATTTCAGAATTACATGA